The nucleotide sequence TTTAAGTTGTTTTCTGTGAGTTAGATAGTTTTTTCTAATTTTATTATTTAGACTCTAAACTGATTGATTCCTAATCTATGATTATAGCAATCTGGGTTGAGGTTCTAATTTTTATCCCAGGGGTAATGTCCCGGCAAACCCAAAGGTAAATCGGGTAACTGCTTTGCAAACCCCTAGATTTTTTTTCACAAATCCGATACCGCTTGCTACACAAACTGGGCAAGAAATTCCAGAAAAAATTTTCTAATTATTGCTGAGGGAGGATTATCGGCTAGAATTGCTAGAATGTAGGGAGTTCTAAGATCAGGAATTTCCCTGGAATTGATTAACCTGAGTTAATTTTACTCTCAGATCTGAAAATAAACTGATTTCCAATCTCCCACCTATTTTTTATGTTTTTATGAACGGAGTAGAACAGACCGAACTCTCTCAATTAGATACTATTTGTGAAAAGGCAGAACAGATTTTTGAAGGGGCGCTGCAAGAATTTTTAGTGCATGGCTATGCGGGAACCAGTATGGATCGGGTTGCGACCTCGGCGGGAGTGTCCAAAGCAACAATTTATAACCATTTTGGGGATAAAGAAGGGTTATTTATTGCCTTAGTGAAGCGGTTAGCCCAGAAAAAATATCAAATTTTTGTTGAGTCTCACAAAGCGGAATTGATGCAAGCTGAACCTGCAATTGCATTGCGAAAACTTGCTAATACTATTTTAGATCATTCCATGCAAGATCAGGAATATTTAGCGTTTATCCGCCTAGTGATTGGAGAATCTGGGCGATTTCCAGAATTAGCTAAAACCTTTGTGCATAATTTAGGAAAACCGGGGATTCAAGTGTTAACAGAATATTTAACAAATCAGCGCTATATTATGATTCGTGATCCAGAAGCAACGGCGCGAGTTATTATTGGCACATTAGCCCACTATGTATTACTGCAAGAAATTTTACAAGGAAAAGAGATTGTTCCAATGGAACGAGATCGTATGATTAATACTTTAGTGGATTTAATTAGCCCTAACCTGACATCTGCCTCCTAAATTCGTTTATGACTCCATCTCCTGTGCAACTGCTGATAATCGATGATGACCCTATTTTTCAGATGGGGTTGCGAACGGCATTAGAACCCTTTTCTGATTTAGAAGTCATCGCAGATGTTGAAAGTCGGGATGCTGCATTACAGGTGTTAGAAAGTCGCAGTCAGATCAATATTGATGGCAATAATCAGAAACCTGTTGATTTAATTATTTTAGAGTTAGGGTTAAAAATTGAGCAAAATCCAGGGATTCAAACTCATCCTATCTGCGATTTTTGTCAACAGTTAAAAACCCAATATCCTCAAATTCCGATTTTATTATTAACGGCGATTAAACAACCTAATTTATTACTAAATGCTCAAAAATTAGGGGTAGACGGTTATTGTGCTAAGGGAATTCCAGTGACAGAATTGGTTTCAATTATTCGTCAAATGGCTGCGGGAGAACGTTATTGGTTAGAATCTTTAGCTGTATTAAATCGAGAACCTGTTGCTGAAATTGTCCCTCCTAAAACAGGATCTTTTTTCCAAAAAATTCAAGGGTTGTTAGTCCAACCCGGACTGCGACAAATTGAGCAAGCGATCGCCGAAGTTAACCAAGAAATTGAACAGAATTTAGAAGGCTTAAATCAACAAGATAGAATCTCAATTATCAACCAATTAATTCTGACGGGAAAACGGCGAGAACTTTTAGCAGCGCGTTGGATTGCTAGTCAACTTTTGCCGGATACGACCTCACAAATTAGTGAAGATTCTGCAACTCTTACTCCTGATGATTTACCAACCTTTAATCGTTTAAATTCCGAACCCCAAAACGATTCTCCAGCAGGGGCATTAGTTTTAAATAATAACCCAATTATCTCTCAAAGTTCAGCAATTGTAACCAGTAAGTTAAAAGCTATTTTATTTGATAAAACCGTCCTAAAATTACAATCAGAATTAATCAATTCAACAGGAATACCTTTAGAAATCGATATTTTGAGATTGTCTAAAAAACGAGAATTATTATATATATTATTAAAACAATTAGAAATCTTATTAGATGAATTAATTTTATCCGAGGTTCAACCCGAACAATTTTCTGAAAAAATCCCTAATTTAGTACAAGAATTGTGGCAATCTTCCCTAACAGATTTTTTTGGGAAATATTATACTTTGACTACCAATAAAAAAGATATGGAAATCATTCCGATTTTATTAAAAGATGCTAACCTGATTCAACGAGATATTTTAAATAAAATTCCTCTAGTAGCGGACTTACTTGAGCATTTGGTATTTTGTAAACCCTTAAAAATTGATAATTTATCCTGTCCGGCTGGAGGTTTAGACGCCATGCAACGTTCAGAAGCGTTATTACAAAATTTATTAATTCAAGTCGCTAATGCGGTAATTCAACCTTTACTTAATTATTTTTCTGATTATGAAGAAATCAAACTCAAATTTTATGATCGACGTTTATTGTCAACCCGTGAAATTGAGAGATTTAGAAATAATTTATCTTGGCGATATCGTCTTTATCAATATGTAGCCGAACCCAAAGCGATTTTTGAAAGTTCATATTTACTCTTTATTTTAGGGGAAAGAGGCATTCAAAAACAAGTGATTTATTCACCCCGAAGGGAGGAATTAGAAAAATTATCAGGAATTCCCTTAGCGGTAACATTACTATTAGAAACGCGGGATGCTGTTGCTCCTCGTTTACGATCAGCTATTTCCTTTTTAGGGAGTGGAATTATTTATATTTTAACGAATGTTGTCGGTCGAGGATTAGGTTTAATTGGAAAAGGTCTTTTACAAGGGATTGGTACATCTTTTCAAGATAATCGCACGGGGAAGAAATAGATAAAGTTGATGGGATGGTGCGTGCGCTGCGCTTACGCACCCTACTTTTTTATTCGGGGTTAATTCCGAGCGATCGCAACTGTTCTGCTAACCTTTCTGCTCGTTGTTCAACGGCTTGTAAACGTTGCTGGGTTTGTTCAACCTCCTGTAAGGCGGTATTGAGTTGTTGAGAAATGTCTAAATAGCTAACAAAAGGTTGACCATCGGGACGATAAAGTTTTAATTCTTCCTCTGAACAATTAAAACGAATTCCTAAACGAGGACTCACCCAATTTTCCATTGTTTCAATCACTTCTAAACCCTCTTCTCCGCGTAACCAACCCGTTAAATCATTCTTATCGGGATCATAAATATAATATTCTTCTACACCATAACGGTTATAAAATACTTGCTTTTTATTCATTTCCGTTAAGGTATTTCCAGGGGAAAGAATTTCAAAGGCGACTTGGGGAGAAATATGATTTTCTCTCCACTGCATATAAGATCCGCGATCGCCTTTAGGAACACCAAAGACCACCATAACATCCGGTGCTTGACGGATTTTATTATTTCCTTCAACCGCATACCACAGCAAATCACCCGCTACAAATACGTTAGGATCATGAGCAAATAACCATTCTAAATTATGGTAAATCACCGTAATCCAGCGAAATTGTTTAGTATTATCGGACATGGGTTTTCCATCGCTATCGGGGTAAATAATATTGGTTTTTGACCATTCTTCTAGTCCAACCATAAACCTCCTGTTGTTGATAGATGATTGAAAAAATAGATTTATCTAATAGTAGCAGTTTCCCACCAACTCAGCAAAGGATGATTTCTATGGGGAATATACCGTCCTTTAACGTTGATATTATCAAGTACAGTCCGTAATTTTTCTGGATTAATATTAGCTGATTCTGACCAATATTTAATAATTTCTAAGGTTGAAAAAATTTGTAGATTAAGTGCTTCTTTTTTACAAAATGTAATTGCTTTTTTATCATCTGTTGCCATAGCATATTCTCGATGAACAGCGATCGCACAAGTCGCTGATTCACCATCATCTCCCAGTTCAAACGCATAATTAATAAAGGTTTCTTCCTCTGCTTCTGATTCAAAATCTACAACAAAAAGTAACTCTTGTTCAATCGCCCTTTCTAACTGAGTTGCATCTTCATTTTCCTGATTTTCAAGTCTTCGCAGGGTCAATAGTTCTCGTTCTTTGACTACTTCTGTTACCACAACTTGGGCAGGAATAGTCTTTAATATTGATAGGAAATTGCCCGACGCGCAAAAGTTCAAAATACAACAGGTATCAAGAACAATATGGGAGCTTTTAATCAACATAAATAATTCTCCCCAATCTTACCCTTGACGCAAATCTAAATGAGCAATTTCCTCCATCATTCCACTTGAATGCTGTCGTAATATCTCGGCAATACGACGAGTTTCTAAGCGATCAACACCCAGGAAATCAGCAAAACGTCCTTCAGTAATCAGTCCTTGATCAAACGCTTCAATGGCAAGGTATTGATAGTGAATGGGAAGCATATCAGTGCGCTGTGGAATTTCTTCTAACTCAAGTTCCTGTTGCACTTTTCTAACTTTTAATCCGCGATCGCGCAGTCGCTCTACAGTACCAGAAGGGATCAATTTTATCGATTCTAATCGATTACCCAGGGCTTCAATAGACACCCCATAATAATGAGCCAAGGTAAATAAATTAGTCGGAGTAAACTTTCCGTGAGTCTGGTACATATCATTAAACCGTTTCAATAAACCACTGGTTGGCATTAGAAAATGGTCAGGGAAACTGTCAGCTAGTCGTTCAGTATCTGGCTTTCTTTGGTACTGATTTTCATAGTCCAGTACAGGCTTCCGTCGATGGGCAAGAAAATGAAGATATTCATGAGCTAATGACCAACGCCGTCTTTCCTCTGGGTGTTTAGCATTAATCGCAATACAGCCACCCAGTTGTTCATCGTAGCTATATAAACCTGAATATTTAGATGGCATTTCTAAATAGAAAATACGCAGTCCTACACTCTGTTCTAAAACGTCCCGAAGAATGGGAATTGGACTATCACCAAGCCCTAATCGTTGACGTTCTGCAATAGCAATACTTTCTGCTGCCACCTCTATTGGCATATTTGTGACATCATATTCTTGAGGATAATTCCGAGGAAGAGGAGCATCCATAATCTTCTCAAGTTCTAAATAGTTTTGACAGAGTTCCTCTAAGCGCAAAATCGCAGGATTAATTTGAGCTTCTTCTGTCTCACTACGTCGATAAGCAGCGCGAAATTGAACCTCAAAAGGCTCGATAATGGGGCTTTGTCGAACAAAATTACTAACAGCTTGCCCATAAGCACGAGCCAGTTTAATAAGTTCGTTGGGTTTAAGGCGGCGTTCTCCTTTTTCAATTGCAACAATAGTTGTTCTTGCAGCATTAATAATTTGAGCAGCATCAGCTTGAGTCATGCCACATTTCTTACGCGCTTGTTGCAGTCGTTCACCCAATTGGCGGAGATCAATTTTATCGAGAATGTTGGCAGTCATAATGTTTTTCCTTCAACTTGACTGAACAGTAACTAGATGTTGATCTGATATCTGGTGATTGTTTTCTTGATCTAAAGTAATAGATTTTCTGCTCCAGCACTTCGATCCAACCAGGGATATCCCCTCGTTGCTAGGTTCTACCTAGCAATGCTTTCTTGCAGGCTCCGCCTGCTTTGCTGTTATCGGAGGCAGAGCCTCCTGTGAGGATTCCCTGGTGGAACCAGGGAAGCAGAGGGTGGAAGGGTTTATGAAATGATTTCGATGGGAATTAATCCGGGTAAATCTTGATAGTTTCGATAACTGGAATATCGCCAATGGAGGGGATCGTCAATATAGCCACGTTTAACTGGATTGTTATGAATATAGTCTAATTTTTGCCATAACATTTCTTCTGTGAGGATGGCTTGAGGATGAAAGCCTTCTTGCCAAAGTTGATATTCTTGATCGGTTTTATGGGGGAGTTTAGCGGATTTGAGTTGAGTTAATAGATGATGACTTTGATTTTCCTTGAGTTGATCAATAATAGAACGAGCGGTGAAGGATTTAAAGGTTCTGATTTCTTTGGATAAGTTTTCAGCAGTTCCAATTAAATGCAGATGGTTTTCCATTAAAACGTAGCTGTGTAAAATTAAGCGGTGTTGGTCGTGTAAAAACTTTAAGGAATTTAGGATAATTTGAGCAAATTCTGGATGGCTGAAAATGGGCATCCAGTTAACGGTTGTGCAAGTCACAAAATGGGGTCTATCTTCTAATACTTTATAGCGGCTACGTCCCATCTCGATTTAATTTTAGTTTGGTTTTTAGGGTTAAGTGATTTGATGATTATACTACCCCTCGTCCCCCTCGTTGCTAGGTTCTACCTAGCAATGCCTTCTTCCAGGCTCCGCCTGCTGTTATCGGAGGCAGAGCCTCCTGTGGACATTCCCTGGTTCCACCAGGGAAACCAGGGACTACCCCTCGTTGCTAGGTTCTACCTAGCAATGCCTTCTCGCAGGCTCCGCCTGCTGTTATCGGAGGCAGAGCCTCCTGTGAGCATTCCCTGGTGGAACCAGGGAACCAGGGATATCCCCTCGTTGCTAGGTTCTACCTAGCAATGCCTTCTTCCAGGCTCCGCCTGCTGTTATCGGAGGCAGAGCCTCCTNNNNNNNNNNNNNNNNNNNNNNNNNNNNNNNNNNNNNNNNNNNNNNNTAGGGCTTGCTGAATAAGTAACAGAAAAGGAAACGAATGATTAACTAGCGAATGAAGTTAGAAGGGTAAATCAGTTTTTTTGGNGAACCCTTATTCTACCGTTGGCGATCGCCAACTGTCCGAAGTGTTGATTTAATGGCGGGTTGCTTTTTTTTAACTAACTGATAAAATCAATAATTAAATTGTATACATAAATATTAATAATGAAATGTTAGAAAGGGTAGAACTTCGTAACTTTAAAAGTCATCGTTCAACACAACTGAGTTTAGATGATTCACGCCTACACGCACTTGTAGGACAGAATAGTTCTGGTAAGACATCAGTTTTGCAAGCATTACATTATCTGAGTCGGCTTGCTGGTTATGATTATTCATCATTTGCGAATATTTTTCAGAATGAAAGATCCCCTGAATTTCTGACAACAACGGGTCAAAATAATATGTCTGTTATTGGAAGTGGTTTCTGGGGATATAATAACCCAAAAAACTGGGAAGCATCCTATCATTGGGAAAAAGAAGGTAATCCTCCCTGGGTTCCAACAGCATCATGGAAGGTTGATCAAAATCAGGGAAATGTGAAAGGATGGAATAGCTCATTAAGTAATGCTACAGAACCTATACCCCAAGCTTTAAGATACTCGGTTCACCTAAAGCTAGTAGCCACAAATCTTGCTCAAGCAGCTTATAGTGATGCCATTACGCCGCGAGTTGAGTTCGATGGTTCAGGGTTAGCACCAACCTTAGATTATCTTCGTAATGAAGCACCAGATAAATTCCAATCTTTACAAGAAATGTTGAAAAGAATTGTTCCTGGTGTTAGGGAGGTAGGGGTAAGACGAGCTAAGGTTAAAGTCAATCGTCTACGCTTAATCGAAGTCGATGGAAAATCTATTTCATACGAAGAAAGTCAGGAAATAGCAGGGCAAGAAGTTGTCCTAGATATGAATACAGGTGAACGAATTCCAGGCCATGCTATTAGTGAGGGAACAATGCTCACTCTGGGATTATTGACTGTTCTGATGAGTCCTAAACAACCTAATTTAGTGTTACTTGATGATATTGAACAGGGACTACACCCCAAAGCTCAACGAGAATTAATGACTGTTTTTAAGGAAATTATTCAAGACAACAACTATCTGCAAATTATTTTTTCAACCCATTCACCTTATATTGTGGATGAACTGACTCCTTCTCAAGTCCATGTATTAAGTAATGCGAATTCTGGTTTTACTTGTTGTAAAAGGTTGGATGAACATCCTGATGTAGAATGGGCAAAACAAACTTTAACTACTGGAGAATTCTGGGATGCTGAGGGAGAAGATTGGGTGGTTGCAGGAGAAAGAAATGATTGAATTTATTGTGATTGTAGAAAGTAGTGCCGATGCACGAACTGCTACTCAATTAGCCGAGCGCATTTTAGTAGATAAAATTGAATGGTTAGAAGATGAACAGCTTCAATATTTATTCCGATGGAGTGGTTTAGAAGCGGGTACAGAGCATTCTTGCTGGACAAATATCATTGATATAACTCAACGTCTTTCTGCTCAATTTAAGTTCCCCAAAATCCGATCCAATGGAAAATTAAAAACGGATGGTCAATCAGCTTATAAAGTTTTGACATTAATCAATTTTCTACAATATAAACAAAATAGGAATATTAAAGCTGTTATTTTTATTCGTGATTTAGACAATCAACCGGAACGAAAGGAACATATCAAGCAAGCGCGTTCAGAACAGAAAGATCAATTAGAAATTGTTATTGGTACAGCCGACCGAATGCGGGAAGCATGGGTTCTAAATGGGTTTATTCCTTTGGTTCAAAAGGAAGAACAAATGTTAGAAGATATAACACAAAAATTGACCTTTGATCCTTGTAAAGAATCACACAGATTACGATATAAGTTATTTGATGAACCTGATCGAATTAGAAATCCTAAAGTTGTTCTCGAAAAGTTAACAGGAGGCGAGATAGAACGTGAACAGAAGTGTTGGAAAGAGACGAGTTTGGAACTTCTCAAAGAAAGGGGTATTCATACAGGATTAACAGACTATATTGATGAAATTGAGCAACGATTGATTCCTATTTTATCTGAGTAAAAGTTAACATTTTTAGTTGGTGCGTGCGCTGCGCTTACGCACCCTACTTTTTAGAGGGTAGCGATTAGACGAGCTTGTTGAAAAGGGCGATCGCAAATTATACTATTATATTCACAAGTCATTTCAATTTCATCAATCCAGGCTTTTTGTAAATTAAATCCATGTAATTGTAACTGAATTTGATGATATGAAAAGGGATAATCCCCTTGTTGTTCCCAAGTCAATGTCATTGAATTTCCGTTTTCCTTCATCCCATCTCCTGAAGACTCAATAGTATTTGGCTCAGTTTCGGCTAGTAAGTTAGGAAGTAGTTGATTGGTTGTTGCTGAGGTGAAACTGGGTTGAAGTTGAAATTGATCGATTCTTGAGGTTTCATATCCATCTCCCTCATCACTATATAATATTCCTTGAGCGGTTTTATCACGGGTTGGATAGAGATGTAAGATTAATGTTTTTCCCTCTTCCATTGGAATAATACTTCCGGCTTTTATTAATAGCGGAATTCGTTCTAAAGGAGCATCGAATTCAACGGTTTGGGAACCTGTTAATTGTTGATCATCCCAAAAATGATACCATTCTCCTTGAGGTAAATAGACACTGCGCGATCGCATTCCAGATTCATAAATCGGACAGATCATTAAAGCATTCCCTAATAAAAACGCATCATCAATACCCCATAAATTACTATCCGTTGGATCAAGCCAAAATATCGGACGCACTGGGGGATATCCTTTTTGATGGGTTTCCCAAGTTAAGGTATAAATATAGGGAATTAATCGATAACGTAATTTCAAGAATTCGCGTAAAATATTTAACGTTGGTTCTCCATATATCCAAGGGGTTCGATGTTCCACGTTATTAGAAGAATGAGTCCGATAAAACATCATAAAACTCGACATTTGAAACCAACGTAAATACAATTCTGCGCTAGGGTTTCCTTGAAAACCTCCGGTGTCTGAACCACTATAGGGAATACCGGATAATCCTAACCCAATAACGGTTGAAATAGTTTGACGTAAAGCCGCCCAACTCGACTCAATATCCCCCGTCCAAACCCACGCATAACGTTGTAAACCTGCCCACCCTGCACGAGATACAATAAAAGGGCGTTGATGGGGTCGAGATTGACGTAAACTTTCAAAAGCGGCGGAGGTTTGTAACATTCCATAAACGTTATGAATTTCTCGATGATCTCCGCCTCGACCTTCAACAAAATGACGAGTTACTTTTGGTAATGAACGATCTCCCCAAGCAATAAAAGCCGCAGGTTCGTTCATATCATGCCAAAACCCACCAACTCCAACTTCTAATAAATATAAATATTGTCGTGTCCACCAACGGCGTACCATTGGATGAGTAAAATCAGGAAAAACTGTCCATCCCGGCCATACAGGAGCTATTACTAATTCACCATTGGGATATTTACAAAAAGCATGAAGAATTTGCCCCTGTAAAAACATTTGATTATGGCGAGTATATTTAACTCCGGGGTTGAGAATACTAATAAATTTTACCCCATGTACTTCGAGTTCTTGAATAAAGCGTTGTAAGTCAGGAAATCGTTTAGGATCAATCGTAAACGCTTGATAATCTACCATGACATCAATATCAAGATGAATGGCACTTAATGGCAGATCATTTTTTTCAAAATGGCGATAGGTTTCTCTAACTTGGGTTTCAGTTCCAAACCCCCAACGAGAATGATGATAGCCTAATGCCCAACGGGGAGGAAGGGGAGAATGTCCGGTTAATTCAGTGTAATTTTTGATTAATTTAGGAACAGAACCAAGGGTGAAATAATAGCGCAATGCACCGCCGCTAAAATTGGCTATTGCTGTGTCTGAAAATTGAAAAATAGCTTCATAAGGATTTTCATAAAAAATTAAATAACTGCCTTGTTCATGTAATCCTAAATATAGGGGAATACATAAATATATGGGGTCAGAACCGGGGCTATATTGTCCGGCTGCGTCAAAATTCCACATTCTAAATTTTTTCGGCTCTGCGGTGGGTTTCCCTTTTTTTGTAACTTCTTTGGCTAATCGTAAATTTAAGGGAAATGCACGTTCTCCTAAACCATAAATATGTTCTTCCGAGCGTAAATTAGCTCGATGTATCCATTGTTCTTCTAATTTTTCTGGAGGATATTCTTCGCGGATTAATTGGTGTTGATGATCGAAAAATTTCAGATGACCTTGATCTTGAACCTGGATCGTTAATGTTGTGTTTGGGGAGGTAACTGTCCAAGCATTTTCAAGTTGATTTAAAAGGGGGTTAATGGTTTCCCATTCCTGACGTTCAATGCCATAGGGATAGGGTAAAACGCTGGGTTTCCAAGTGATTCTAACGAAATCATCGGTTAAAAATGTAAGCTCTAACTCTGCTTTTTCAAAATAAAATATTGTGCCTGTTTCTGTATTTTCTGCTCTTAATAATTTCCCTGGTGTTTCTCCTGTTTTTGAGGAATGGGGTTGTAGGGGGGGAATATTACGGTCAGCGCGATCGCGTTTATAAGAATATAAGATAGCTTGAGGGGTGTAGGTTAAATAAATCAAATTGCCCCAGAAGAATTTCCATTTTAAATATATTTTTTTCAGGAAATTTTTCATATTATTAAAACAATAAACTTTGGGCTAAAAAGAACAAAACTCTAAGCTATTTTAACAAGGGAAAAACTGGGGGAAACCTCTCTCGCCCCCAGGCGTAGCCTGTTGATAAATTTATCAAGATTTAACATCCTTAAGCTGCTTTTGGTGTTTGTTGATCTTGGAAATTGGGTTGGGGAGTTGGTTCTAATGTCCAACCTGCTTTGAATAATTTTTGATAGGTTGCCCACCCTTTAGAACCACCGGGAATCGTATAATCAGGAATAGAGAAGTTAGCCATTAAATAATAAGGAACCCAAGGCTTATTGGCATCAAGTCGCAGATGTAGAACTGTTGTTCCATTACTTCCAAGCCGGGGTATCCAACACATTTGTCCAGTCATAATTGACTCCTTTTTTAATTATAATCTTGATTTCAATCAAGCAAGGTTAAACTATCACACGTTCTCGCAATCCTTAGTTTTATTCTGTTTCAGCAAAAATCAATTGACCTCTACATAAGGTGGGATTTACCTAGGAAAATAAATCTATCTTTCTAGGTAATAGATGGGGAGGATTTTGTATTTCTCCCCTACATCCCACCCCTAGGCTTGCTTCCAAATTTGTTGAATATCCCCCGGAAGCCACCCTGTAATTTCTTGAATCCGTTCTTTAGAAAGTTCGGCTTTTGTAGCAGAAAATACGGCTTTAATTACGGTTTCTGCATTCGTTGTTGGCGGTAAACCGCCTTCATTAGCAACACGAATCAGGAATTTTTCAGAATCAATTCCTGATAAACCAGGCCCTTTCAATGGCGGACGAATACGGCTTAAAAAACCGACAATAGGATTTGTATCTTGCCACAACTCAGCAATTTCCATTTGTAGCCTTTTATTGGAAGTTGGTATCACTTCTTTATGCAATTCTTCAGCAACGTGATCGGCGGTTTCTGTACTCATCACATCGCGCATCACCCGAAAGACAACTTCTGTAATATCTCTGGCATCATAGAGATCAGAAAGACCTCCCTCAACCATGACTTTTTGTAAAAATGCCTTGTCTTTTTCTTGAATTTCCTGATTAGCATCGGGTTGTTTTTGTTGAGTTTGTTCTGCGGTCATGATTTTACCTCTTTTCAAAGTTTAACTGTATTTAAGAAGGTAGAGGAGAAGTGGTAAAAGTGAATCTTTCAAAAGATAGGGGTATTCATTTGGGGTAAAAATTATATCCCAAGATATAAGACATTTATTTGTGGGCTTGTCAAGATGAAATTATGAATACAACACAACGTTTAGCCACTTTAAACCGTATCCGTAAACTCAGCCGTTTAATGGATACTTCGATTCGGATTCCGGGCCTAGGTTT is from Planktothrix serta PCC 8927 and encodes:
- a CDS encoding DUF2267 domain-containing protein, with the translated sequence MTAEQTQQKQPDANQEIQEKDKAFLQKVMVEGGLSDLYDARDITEVVFRVMRDVMSTETADHVAEELHKEVIPTSNKRLQMEIAELWQDTNPIVGFLSRIRPPLKGPGLSGIDSEKFLIRVANEGGLPPTTNAETVIKAVFSATKAELSKERIQEITGWLPGDIQQIWKQA